A genomic region of Litoribrevibacter albus contains the following coding sequences:
- a CDS encoding efflux RND transporter permease subunit: protein MIESVIRWSVHNRFFVLLATFILIGAGMYSIKNTPVDAIPDLSDVQVIIKTSYPGQAPQVVEDQVTYPLTTAMLSVPGAETVRGYSFFGDSYVYVIFDEDTDLYWARSRVLEYLSQVAPNLPDTARPQLGPDATGVGWVYIYSLIDKTGKHDISQLRSLQDWFLKYELQTVPGVSEVAAIGGMVKQYQVSVDPDKLRAFDIPLSLIQTAIKQGNQEVGASVIEMAEAEYMVRATGYIENQQDLANIPLGVNANGTPLLLKDVADIALGPQMRRGIAELNGEGETVGGVVVMRFGENAQKTIEGVVAKLDELKKGLPEGVELVTVYDRSGLIQKAIDNLWDKLAEELLMVALVCVIFLVHVRSSLVAMISLPVGILTAFVVMHLQGLNANIMSLGGIAIAIGAMIDGAIVLIENMHKHMERTPLTDQNRWKIVADSAAEVGPSLFFSLLIITVSFLPVFTLEAQEGRMFSPLAYTKTYAMAAAAALAITLVPVLMGYFIRGRVVSEKKNPINRLLIAGYQPILRGLLNHPFLTLVFALLITGASLYPASKIGSEFMPPLDEGDLMYMPTTYPGISIGKARELLQQTDKLISSVPEVQTVFGKVGRAETATDPAPLTMIETFIQLKPKEQWRAGITTDDLIKEFEGLVKLPGVTNAWVMPIKTRIDMLATGIKTPVGIKIAGPELETIQRIGQDLESILNEIEGTASAYSERVAGGRYIKVDIQRAKAARYGLNISDIQQVVSTAIGGMNVAQTIEGLERYPINLRYPQQYRDTPEKMALLPLVTPTGQRIALGDVARIYVEDGPPMIKSENARLNGWTFVDIEGIDIGTYVQNAKQIVADRLNVPAGYSISWAGQYEYMERAIEKLTYIVPLTVFIIIILLYMNFRSVAEVMMILLTLPLAMTGGVLLMYLEGFNFSVAVGVGFIALAGVAAETGVIMLQYLKQSCAELPRKATALDIKHAVLEGAVLRVRPVMMTAIATIVGLIPVMYGSGTGSEVMSRIAAPMVGGMVTSVVLTLMVIPVTYYLWQRILNRVKS from the coding sequence ATGATTGAATCCGTAATTCGATGGTCGGTGCATAATCGATTTTTTGTATTACTGGCGACCTTTATTTTGATCGGAGCCGGTATGTATTCCATTAAGAATACGCCCGTGGATGCAATTCCTGATCTGTCTGATGTGCAGGTGATCATCAAGACCAGTTACCCAGGGCAAGCGCCTCAAGTGGTGGAAGATCAGGTGACCTATCCGCTAACAACAGCCATGTTGTCTGTACCTGGTGCAGAAACTGTTCGGGGCTATTCGTTCTTTGGTGATTCTTATGTTTATGTCATTTTTGATGAAGATACGGATCTTTATTGGGCAAGAAGCCGGGTTCTGGAATATCTCAGTCAGGTTGCACCCAATCTACCCGACACCGCAAGACCTCAATTAGGCCCGGATGCTACCGGGGTTGGCTGGGTTTACATCTACTCTCTGATTGATAAAACAGGCAAACACGACATCAGCCAATTACGTTCTCTGCAAGATTGGTTTTTGAAATACGAGCTTCAAACCGTGCCTGGGGTATCCGAAGTAGCGGCCATTGGCGGCATGGTAAAGCAGTATCAGGTGAGTGTTGATCCGGACAAACTTCGTGCTTTCGATATTCCCTTATCGCTGATTCAAACCGCGATTAAACAAGGCAATCAGGAAGTAGGGGCTTCAGTTATTGAGATGGCCGAAGCAGAGTACATGGTACGTGCGACCGGTTATATCGAAAATCAGCAGGATCTTGCCAACATTCCATTGGGTGTTAATGCCAACGGTACGCCTCTGTTATTGAAAGATGTCGCGGACATTGCCCTAGGGCCGCAGATGCGTCGTGGTATTGCCGAACTGAACGGTGAAGGCGAGACCGTCGGTGGTGTTGTGGTTATGCGTTTTGGTGAAAACGCACAGAAGACCATTGAGGGGGTCGTTGCCAAACTTGATGAGCTTAAAAAAGGATTACCAGAAGGCGTAGAACTGGTCACCGTATATGACCGGTCTGGTTTGATCCAAAAAGCCATCGATAACCTCTGGGACAAACTTGCTGAAGAACTACTGATGGTGGCGTTGGTTTGTGTCATCTTCCTGGTGCATGTTCGTTCCTCGCTGGTGGCTATGATCAGCTTGCCGGTAGGGATTTTAACGGCGTTTGTGGTGATGCATTTACAGGGTTTGAACGCCAACATTATGTCCTTGGGCGGGATCGCCATTGCCATTGGTGCCATGATCGATGGCGCTATTGTGTTAATCGAAAACATGCACAAACACATGGAGCGGACGCCTCTGACGGATCAAAACCGTTGGAAGATCGTCGCCGATTCGGCGGCAGAAGTTGGCCCTTCGTTGTTCTTTAGCTTGTTGATTATCACCGTCAGTTTCTTGCCGGTATTTACTTTGGAAGCACAAGAAGGGCGGATGTTCTCGCCTTTGGCTTACACAAAGACGTATGCAATGGCGGCTGCGGCTGCGTTAGCAATCACATTGGTACCGGTATTGATGGGGTATTTCATTCGCGGTCGAGTGGTCAGTGAAAAGAAAAATCCAATCAACCGACTATTGATTGCCGGATATCAACCCATTTTGCGTGGATTGCTGAATCACCCGTTTCTAACCTTGGTGTTTGCCTTGCTGATTACCGGCGCATCCTTATATCCCGCCAGTAAAATCGGCAGCGAGTTTATGCCGCCGCTGGATGAGGGCGACCTGATGTATATGCCAACGACCTATCCGGGTATTTCCATTGGTAAGGCGCGCGAGCTTCTGCAACAGACGGACAAATTGATCAGCTCCGTGCCCGAAGTTCAAACTGTCTTTGGTAAAGTTGGTCGGGCAGAAACTGCAACCGATCCTGCGCCTTTGACCATGATTGAAACCTTCATACAGTTGAAACCCAAAGAGCAATGGCGAGCGGGCATTACCACCGACGATTTGATCAAGGAATTTGAAGGCTTGGTTAAATTACCTGGTGTGACTAATGCCTGGGTAATGCCAATTAAAACTCGTATCGATATGTTGGCGACCGGTATCAAAACCCCAGTGGGAATCAAGATCGCCGGGCCGGAACTCGAAACGATTCAACGTATCGGACAAGACCTTGAATCCATTCTTAATGAAATTGAAGGGACGGCATCGGCATACTCGGAGCGGGTAGCGGGTGGTCGATATATTAAGGTTGATATTCAGCGTGCGAAAGCTGCTCGCTATGGCTTGAATATTTCGGACATTCAACAAGTGGTCTCTACGGCAATTGGCGGTATGAATGTGGCTCAGACCATTGAAGGATTAGAACGTTATCCGATCAATCTTCGTTACCCTCAACAGTATCGTGATACACCGGAGAAGATGGCCTTACTGCCGTTGGTGACACCCACCGGCCAACGAATTGCGTTGGGGGATGTGGCCCGTATTTATGTGGAAGATGGCCCGCCAATGATTAAGAGTGAAAATGCTCGCCTTAACGGTTGGACCTTTGTAGACATTGAAGGCATTGATATCGGGACGTACGTTCAAAACGCGAAGCAAATTGTGGCGGATCGTTTGAATGTACCAGCGGGTTATTCGATCAGCTGGGCAGGACAGTATGAGTATATGGAACGAGCCATTGAAAAACTGACCTACATCGTGCCGTTGACCGTATTTATCATCATTATCCTGCTGTACATGAATTTCCGAAGTGTAGCTGAGGTGATGATGATTCTTTTAACCTTACCGTTAGCGATGACGGGAGGTGTGCTGTTGATGTATCTGGAAGGCTTTAACTTCTCCGTCGCCGTAGGTGTCGGCTTCATCGCCTTAGCGGGGGTTGCTGCCGAAACGGGGGTAATTATGTTGCAGTACCTCAAACAAAGCTGTGCAGAGTTACCACGAAAGGCCACGGCGTTAGACATCAAACATGCGGTGTTGGAAGGTGCCGTGTTACGTGTCCGCCCGGTAATGATGACAGCGATTGCCACCATTGTGGGTTTGATTCCCGTAATGTATGGCTCAGGAACCGGATCGGAAGTGATGAGCCGGATTGCCGCGCCAATGGTTGGTGGCATGGTCACTTCTGTCGTGTTAACACTGATGGTAATTCCGGTGACTTACTATCTTTGGCAACGAATTTTGAATCGCGTTAAGTCATAA
- a CDS encoding cupredoxin domain-containing protein yields the protein MKTKTISFAMLSLALSLNAYAGGSGNHQHMDHSQMNQGQMDHSNMDHSKMNHSAMSQEMSGHSDGHSQGHSQGHTHGNQAVSASGEPGKASEVTKTIELEALDSMRFDFKNLSDVNSGDVVRFVITNKGQINHEFSVGTAEEQKSHQAMMRKMPDMVHEDGNSITIKPGQTRELIWKFHGDPKVVFACNIPGHAEAGMMHSLNVNHMLSSEDHMSASEQTVVD from the coding sequence ATGAAAACAAAAACTATCTCTTTTGCGATGTTATCGTTGGCACTTTCTCTTAATGCTTATGCGGGTGGCTCGGGGAATCACCAGCACATGGATCACTCACAAATGAATCAGGGCCAAATGGATCATTCGAACATGGATCACTCCAAAATGAATCACTCGGCTATGTCTCAGGAGATGAGTGGGCATTCAGATGGTCATTCACAAGGGCATTCACAAGGTCATACTCATGGTAATCAAGCCGTTAGTGCCAGTGGTGAACCAGGTAAGGCGTCTGAGGTGACTAAGACAATAGAATTAGAAGCATTGGACAGCATGCGCTTTGATTTTAAAAATCTGTCAGATGTGAATTCTGGCGATGTAGTTCGTTTTGTGATCACCAATAAAGGTCAGATCAACCATGAGTTTTCAGTAGGAACAGCCGAAGAGCAGAAGTCTCACCAAGCAATGATGCGTAAAATGCCTGACATGGTTCATGAAGATGGCAACTCTATCACGATCAAGCCGGGGCAGACCCGAGAGCTGATCTGGAAGTTCCACGGTGATCCTAAAGTGGTCTTTGCGTGTAATATTCCTGGGCATGCGGAAGCGGGCATGATGCATTCATTGAATGTAAATCATATGTTGAGTTCAGAAGACCATATGTCTGCCTCTGAGCAAACGGTTGTTGATTAA
- a CDS encoding lipase family protein — protein sequence MKYSIEQQMLTLSYISYCGYALTGSDKNNAQKIAPRLVEHLALEPPTADEWKLVWGPAVSEFWFSLFDDNMAYIVQHRKHPHKLAVVFRGTNPVALSNWIVEDFFVFRKKPWKAGCNPVQVYGNRPAKISYGTHVGIEKVKKMEAPVGVPGAGTTMLQFLRIQAETHDKPLEITVTGHSLGATLSSTYGLFLKQSSGQVDIPVQEQWDPEGKASIHVYAFAGATAGNKAFADYSDSLLDDAHLKRLSNSLDIVPHAWNKESVAEMRDLYLPVAKPNILVDIFVTQATLASILCDYTQPQAQQPYLEGELSDVCREYFQQAIYQHVVAYPNLLGLEGILDPLTYFPILKAVLPCYSDKEPQPVTD from the coding sequence ATGAAATACTCCATCGAGCAGCAAATGCTGACGCTTTCTTATATTTCTTACTGTGGTTATGCGCTTACAGGCTCTGATAAAAATAACGCTCAAAAAATTGCACCAAGGCTGGTTGAACATTTAGCGTTAGAGCCGCCAACAGCAGATGAATGGAAGCTAGTTTGGGGACCAGCCGTTAGTGAGTTTTGGTTCTCTCTGTTCGATGACAACATGGCTTACATTGTTCAGCACCGTAAGCACCCACATAAACTGGCAGTGGTTTTTCGTGGCACCAACCCGGTTGCACTATCTAATTGGATCGTAGAAGACTTTTTTGTGTTTAGGAAAAAGCCTTGGAAAGCAGGGTGTAATCCTGTTCAGGTGTATGGTAACCGTCCGGCTAAGATCTCTTATGGCACTCATGTTGGCATAGAGAAAGTGAAGAAAATGGAAGCGCCGGTTGGAGTGCCTGGTGCGGGTACGACCATGTTGCAGTTCTTACGCATTCAAGCGGAAACGCATGACAAACCGTTAGAGATTACGGTGACAGGTCACAGCTTAGGGGCGACCTTATCTTCCACCTATGGACTTTTCCTAAAACAAAGCTCAGGTCAAGTGGACATCCCTGTACAAGAGCAATGGGACCCGGAAGGTAAAGCCAGTATTCATGTCTATGCTTTCGCGGGTGCGACGGCTGGAAATAAAGCCTTTGCAGATTATTCCGACTCCCTGTTGGATGATGCCCACCTTAAACGACTTTCCAACAGCTTAGACATAGTGCCTCATGCCTGGAATAAAGAATCCGTGGCTGAAATGAGAGATCTCTATTTGCCGGTGGCTAAACCCAATATTCTGGTGGACATATTTGTCACTCAAGCGACCTTGGCGTCCATATTATGTGACTACACTCAACCTCAAGCCCAACAACCGTATCTTGAGGGTGAACTATCTGATGTGTGTCGGGAGTATTTCCAGCAAGCCATTTATCAGCATGTTGTTGCTTACCCTAACTTGCTTGGTTTGGAAGGGATTCTCGATCCGCTCACTTACTTCCCAATCTTGAAAGCGGTACTACCTTGCTATTCTGACAAAGAACCACAGCCAGTGACTGACTGA
- a CDS encoding SDR family oxidoreductase — MSRTVVITGANRGIGLELAKHYHAQGDEVIGICRETSEELDELASMVIENVDVTNPDSLEQIKILLSTQSIDILINNAGLFCNETLPDMNFDTIQQQMEVNAYGPLRVTLALLPQLKEGSKIANITSRMGSIADNTSGAYYGYRASKAALNSFGKSLAEDLKPQGIAVAQLHPGFVQTRMVGFNGDITPDVAAKGLADRIEELNMENTGGFWHSNGEALPW, encoded by the coding sequence ATGAGCAGGACAGTTGTCATTACCGGCGCAAACCGAGGCATAGGACTCGAACTGGCCAAGCATTATCACGCACAAGGCGATGAAGTTATCGGCATCTGTCGTGAAACCTCTGAAGAATTGGATGAACTTGCCTCCATGGTGATTGAAAACGTTGATGTCACGAATCCGGATTCGTTAGAGCAGATTAAGATCCTTTTAAGCACTCAATCCATAGATATTCTGATCAACAATGCAGGGCTGTTTTGCAACGAAACCCTGCCGGACATGAATTTCGATACCATCCAACAGCAAATGGAAGTGAATGCCTACGGCCCACTTCGCGTCACCTTGGCGCTGTTACCGCAATTAAAAGAAGGCTCAAAGATCGCCAACATCACAAGCCGAATGGGGTCAATTGCAGACAACACCTCCGGCGCTTATTACGGCTACCGTGCCTCTAAAGCAGCACTTAACTCATTTGGTAAATCTCTGGCAGAAGACCTTAAACCACAAGGCATTGCCGTAGCACAGCTTCACCCGGGTTTTGTACAAACCCGCATGGTTGGCTTTAACGGAGACATAACACCGGATGTAGCCGCCAAAGGTCTAGCAGACCGTATTGAAGAATTGAATATGGAAAACACCGGCGGTTTCTGGCATTCCAATGGTGAAGCACTGCCTTGGTAA
- a CDS encoding HugZ family protein, protein MKNKGLEQRLGDEIIDFLNTRKTLNLASLDEDGYPYASYAPYATGDECIYVLLSDIAIHGKNLKNNPKAAVQIVEDESEAATIFARIRVNYQVQAKHLALDSDEYKVGIEQLFQKHGERIHKLAELSDFNLFRLTPLGGRYVKDFGRAFAIAGNTLCGESIDRLRDGHKARIIVSEEAKAS, encoded by the coding sequence ATGAAGAACAAAGGTCTTGAACAACGTTTAGGTGATGAAATCATCGACTTTCTGAACACCCGTAAAACCCTAAACCTTGCAAGCCTGGATGAAGACGGCTATCCATACGCCTCTTATGCGCCGTATGCCACAGGTGATGAGTGCATCTATGTGCTGCTGAGCGACATCGCCATTCACGGTAAAAACTTGAAAAACAACCCGAAGGCTGCGGTCCAAATCGTAGAAGACGAATCTGAAGCCGCAACCATCTTTGCCCGTATCCGAGTCAACTATCAGGTTCAGGCCAAGCATTTGGCGCTGGATTCAGACGAGTACAAGGTGGGTATCGAGCAACTGTTCCAAAAACATGGCGAACGCATTCATAAGCTGGCTGAATTAAGCGATTTCAATCTGTTCCGCCTTACGCCGTTGGGTGGCCGCTATGTGAAAGACTTTGGCCGTGCCTTCGCAATTGCCGGAAACACACTTTGCGGTGAAAGCATTGACCGATTACGTGACGGACACAAAGCCCGAATCATAGTGTCAGAAGAAGCCAAAGCCTCTTAA
- the hutX gene encoding heme utilization cystosolic carrier protein HutX: protein MAKPNELMTMKIPGNKAQELLEDIANWGNTTTIILHGGCVFEFKGHFPKGSVAQGFYNLKGESGFEGHLNLEKVDHIAFQDKQHRGQQSYALVFNDKDNDCMFKIFVGRNTEGQLLENQVTRFKELQRTYRA from the coding sequence ATCGCTAAACCAAACGAGCTAATGACAATGAAAATACCAGGCAATAAAGCCCAAGAACTGTTAGAAGACATCGCAAACTGGGGCAATACCACCACCATCATTTTACACGGTGGTTGCGTCTTCGAATTTAAAGGTCATTTTCCCAAAGGCTCCGTTGCACAAGGGTTCTATAACCTCAAAGGGGAATCAGGGTTTGAAGGGCATTTAAATCTCGAAAAAGTGGATCACATTGCCTTCCAGGACAAACAACACCGAGGCCAACAAAGCTATGCCCTCGTCTTCAACGACAAGGACAACGACTGCATGTTTAAAATTTTTGTAGGCCGAAATACGGAAGGTCAACTACTGGAAAACCAGGTAACGCGTTTTAAAGAACTACAACGTACCTATAGGGCATAG